The following are from one region of the Nerophis ophidion isolate RoL-2023_Sa linkage group LG20, RoL_Noph_v1.0, whole genome shotgun sequence genome:
- the tbce gene encoding tubulin-specific chaperone E isoform X1, which produces MNSFCQLCPIGNTFAGQRKHSKLSSIFDRGVMSASEHRFPRSATLKGRDVCSLASLLSFVNAQRIMAADTTEPEVPEDAVGRRVSCKGERATVRFVGEVPPTAGLWLGVEWDDPVRGKHDGRHDGVQYFTCRHPKGGSFVRPAKASFGSDYPAAVRRVYHVDPEAVLGEEISISSKTLEWAAFKERSLESLETVLLTGCEVNGPGADGDIRETTPNVRWLDLSASLLCCWEDVVAISRQLEHLEALQLSCNRLRLPSDPAAHCRAFCNLRVLTLIGCELTWTQILQCAPMWPQLEELIVEDNNITELHRPEGVLQQLKCLNLSKNPVDQDSLLSLAFLPRLEQLNMADTGLSQLHFHDAAAGGQTAMFAALENLNLSRNDISEWHVIDELAKLPALVQLCCRGNPLVSSDRKPETANQIFIAKLGRLEVLNNCKIHPQERRGAEYDYLKMFGEEWLQVRGRSQLSEQFACRHPRYLSLIDKYGAPEEGEVKKRQPFALKNQLLKITFVFVDGDKRPVEKKLPASMEVQKVKGLLSRLIKVPAADLRLSYTSAKVADREFVMDSDLQTLLFYAIDDGDQVLVRWL; this is translated from the exons ATGAATTCCTTCTGTCAATTGTGTCCGATCGGAAACACGTTTGCTGGTCAACGTAAACATTCAAAACTTTCGTCTATATTTGACAG AGGCGTGATGTCTGCTAGCGAGCATCGCTTCCCTCGTTCTGCAACCCTCAAAG GGCGCGATGTCTGTTCGCTAGCATCGCTTCTCTCGTTCGTCAACGCTCAAAG AATAATGGCAGCGGATACGACGGAACCAGAGGTACCGGAAGACGCCGTGGGTCGGCGAGTGTCGTGTAAGGGGGAGAGGGCCACAGTCCGCTTTGTGGGCGAGGTCCCGCCCACTGCAG GCTTGTGGCTGGGTGTGGAGTGGGATGACCCCGTACGAGGGAAACACGACGGGCGCCACGACGGAGTCCAGTACTTCACATGCAG GCACCCCAAAGGAGGGTCCTTCGTGCGTCCGGCGAAGGCCAGCTTCGGCTCGGACTACCCGGCGGCGGTGCGGCGCGTCTACCACGTCGACCCCGAGGCCGTGCTCGGCGAGGAAATCTCCATCTCCTCCAAAACTTTGGAGTGGGCGGCCTTCAAAGAGCGCAG cttgGAAAGTCTTGAAACGGTCCTCCTTACAGGCTGCGAGGTGAACGGGCCTGGAGCGGACGGTGACATCCGGGAAACAACCCCCA ACGTGCGCTGGCTTGACCTGAGCGCGTCTCTGCTGTGCTGCTGGGAGGACGTGGTCGCCATCAGTCGCCAGCTGGAGCACCTGGAGGCTCTCCAGCTCAG TTGCAACAGATTGCGTTTGCCCTCTGACCCCGCGGCCCACTGCCGGGCCTTCTGCAACCTCAGAGTCCTCACCCTCATCGGCTGCGAGCTCACCTGGACTCAG ATCCTGCAGTGCGCCCCCATGTGGCCGCAGCTGGAGGAGCTCATCGTGGAGGACAACAACATCACGGAGCTGCACAG GCCCGAGGGCGTCCTTCAGCAGCTGAAATGTCTCAACCTGTCCAAGAACCCTGTGGACCAGGACAGCCTGCTTAGCCTGGCCTTCCTGCCCAG ACTGGAGCAGTTAAACATGGCTGACACCGGACTCTCCCAGCTTCACTTCCACGACGCCGCCGCGG GAGGTCAGACGGCCATGTTTGCGGCGCTAGAGAACCTCAACTTGAGCCGCAACGACATTAGTGAG TGGCACGTGATTGACGAGCTGGCCAAGTTGCCCGCCTTGGTGCAACTCTGTTGCCGCGGCAACCCGCTGGTCAGCAGCGACCGAAAGCCTGAGACTGCCAATCAGATCTTCATCGCCAAACTCGGACGTCTGGAGGTCCTCAACAAttgcaag ATCCACCCTCAGGAGAGGAGGGGGGCGGAGTACGACTACCTGAAGATGTTTGGCGAGGAGTGGCTGCAGGTGAGGGGGCGGAGTCAGCTCAGTGAGCAGTTCGCATGTCGGCATCCTCGTTACCTGAGCTTGATTGACA AGTACGGCGCTCCTGAAGAAGGCGAAGTGAAGAAGCGACAACCATTCGCACTTAAGAATCAGCTTTTAA AGATCACCTTCGTGTTTGTTGATGGTGACAAGCGGCCCGTGGAAAAGAAGCTTCCAG CCTCCATGGAGGTCCAGAAGGTCAAAGGTCTCCTTTCAAGACTGATAAAGGTTCCTGCGGCTGACCTGAGGCTCAGCTACACCAGCGCCAAG GTGGCCGACAGAGAGTTTGTCATGGACAGCGACCTGCAGACCTTGCTCTTCTACGCCATTGACGACGGCGACCAGGTGCTAGTGCGCTGGCTGTGA
- the tbce gene encoding tubulin-specific chaperone E isoform X2: MAADTTEPEVPEDAVGRRVSCKGERATVRFVGEVPPTAGLWLGVEWDDPVRGKHDGRHDGVQYFTCRHPKGGSFVRPAKASFGSDYPAAVRRVYHVDPEAVLGEEISISSKTLEWAAFKERSLESLETVLLTGCEVNGPGADGDIRETTPNVRWLDLSASLLCCWEDVVAISRQLEHLEALQLSCNRLRLPSDPAAHCRAFCNLRVLTLIGCELTWTQILQCAPMWPQLEELIVEDNNITELHRPEGVLQQLKCLNLSKNPVDQDSLLSLAFLPRLEQLNMADTGLSQLHFHDAAAGGQTAMFAALENLNLSRNDISEWHVIDELAKLPALVQLCCRGNPLVSSDRKPETANQIFIAKLGRLEVLNNCKIHPQERRGAEYDYLKMFGEEWLQVRGRSQLSEQFACRHPRYLSLIDKYGAPEEGEVKKRQPFALKNQLLKITFVFVDGDKRPVEKKLPASMEVQKVKGLLSRLIKVPAADLRLSYTSAKVADREFVMDSDLQTLLFYAIDDGDQVLVRWL; the protein is encoded by the exons ATGGCAGCGGATACGACGGAACCAGAGGTACCGGAAGACGCCGTGGGTCGGCGAGTGTCGTGTAAGGGGGAGAGGGCCACAGTCCGCTTTGTGGGCGAGGTCCCGCCCACTGCAG GCTTGTGGCTGGGTGTGGAGTGGGATGACCCCGTACGAGGGAAACACGACGGGCGCCACGACGGAGTCCAGTACTTCACATGCAG GCACCCCAAAGGAGGGTCCTTCGTGCGTCCGGCGAAGGCCAGCTTCGGCTCGGACTACCCGGCGGCGGTGCGGCGCGTCTACCACGTCGACCCCGAGGCCGTGCTCGGCGAGGAAATCTCCATCTCCTCCAAAACTTTGGAGTGGGCGGCCTTCAAAGAGCGCAG cttgGAAAGTCTTGAAACGGTCCTCCTTACAGGCTGCGAGGTGAACGGGCCTGGAGCGGACGGTGACATCCGGGAAACAACCCCCA ACGTGCGCTGGCTTGACCTGAGCGCGTCTCTGCTGTGCTGCTGGGAGGACGTGGTCGCCATCAGTCGCCAGCTGGAGCACCTGGAGGCTCTCCAGCTCAG TTGCAACAGATTGCGTTTGCCCTCTGACCCCGCGGCCCACTGCCGGGCCTTCTGCAACCTCAGAGTCCTCACCCTCATCGGCTGCGAGCTCACCTGGACTCAG ATCCTGCAGTGCGCCCCCATGTGGCCGCAGCTGGAGGAGCTCATCGTGGAGGACAACAACATCACGGAGCTGCACAG GCCCGAGGGCGTCCTTCAGCAGCTGAAATGTCTCAACCTGTCCAAGAACCCTGTGGACCAGGACAGCCTGCTTAGCCTGGCCTTCCTGCCCAG ACTGGAGCAGTTAAACATGGCTGACACCGGACTCTCCCAGCTTCACTTCCACGACGCCGCCGCGG GAGGTCAGACGGCCATGTTTGCGGCGCTAGAGAACCTCAACTTGAGCCGCAACGACATTAGTGAG TGGCACGTGATTGACGAGCTGGCCAAGTTGCCCGCCTTGGTGCAACTCTGTTGCCGCGGCAACCCGCTGGTCAGCAGCGACCGAAAGCCTGAGACTGCCAATCAGATCTTCATCGCCAAACTCGGACGTCTGGAGGTCCTCAACAAttgcaag ATCCACCCTCAGGAGAGGAGGGGGGCGGAGTACGACTACCTGAAGATGTTTGGCGAGGAGTGGCTGCAGGTGAGGGGGCGGAGTCAGCTCAGTGAGCAGTTCGCATGTCGGCATCCTCGTTACCTGAGCTTGATTGACA AGTACGGCGCTCCTGAAGAAGGCGAAGTGAAGAAGCGACAACCATTCGCACTTAAGAATCAGCTTTTAA AGATCACCTTCGTGTTTGTTGATGGTGACAAGCGGCCCGTGGAAAAGAAGCTTCCAG CCTCCATGGAGGTCCAGAAGGTCAAAGGTCTCCTTTCAAGACTGATAAAGGTTCCTGCGGCTGACCTGAGGCTCAGCTACACCAGCGCCAAG GTGGCCGACAGAGAGTTTGTCATGGACAGCGACCTGCAGACCTTGCTCTTCTACGCCATTGACGACGGCGACCAGGTGCTAGTGCGCTGGCTGTGA
- the LOC133538883 gene encoding myelin and lymphocyte protein-like yields MTSNTQVNTMEHLPSGLRVCCTIPDVFYLPELVFGGLVWVLVACTQVVPENPQGWVMMVSVFCFVFTFLWMMMFTCGCHSNKSSWATADFLYHLIATVFYLSASVALAKVTLDMRDNGRLQDYQLDISAVVFSYATTLLYLVHTILSAVRWKSF; encoded by the exons ATGACGTCCAACACCCAGGTGAACACCATGGAACACCTGCCCAGTGGTCTGAGGGTCTGCTGCACCATCCCTGATGTCTTCTACCTGCCCGAACTG GTGTTTGGTGGTCTGGTGTGGGTTCTGGTGGCATGTACACAGGTGGTCCCAGAGAACCCCCAAGGTTGGGTGATGATGGTTTCTGTCTTCTGCTTCGTCTTCACCTTcctgtggatgatgatgtttacTTGTGGATGTCATTCCAACAAGAGCAGCTGGGCGACAGCA GACTTTTTGTATCATCTCATCGCCACCGTCTTCTACCTCAGTGCCTCTGTGGCCTTGGCCAAGGTCACGCTGGACATGAGGGACAATGGCCGCCTGCAGGACTACCAGCTGGACATCTCAGCCGTG GTCTTCTCATACGCCACAACGCTGCTCTACTTGGTGCACACCATCTTGTCAGCCGTCCGATGGAAGTCCTTCTAG